CAATGAAAGGTAAATCAAACTAGGCCTAATTACAGGACCCTGACTCATGAAGtcccaaaaaaagatttatatttattatgttCTGCTCACAATTTAGAGTCAACAATTCTAAAATTCTACAATTAATTGATCAgatttatccaaagcaacgaacatcagagagtaagaacacaagcaaggatcaaTAAGGGCAAACTAAAGGGAGGCAACAACATATCACTGCAGTCATCAGGTGGGCACCCAGCTCCTTCAGGTGtttcgaccccccccccccccccccctcgattCTACGGCTGATGTTGTAAAATTAGACCCATACGAGTACATTACTGTCCATGAGTATTcatttctgttcatgtttttgtccaGGACTTTTTAAGAGTAACTCCACCACTGACGATGTGCACCCTCTAGTGGTAGAAAGTTATTACTGTCGTTCatgttttagtctttttttaggtttttagtttgatgtctgtgtctgttttaatttcctgtctgtcttttttttttttttttgcgatgCTGTTatgtatgaaaagtgctttatGAATGAGGTGGAGTTGAGTAATTGTAACTGCTTCATCAGGCTGCTGAAGAAGACCGGACTTAGACGTCAGCCCCTCACCCAGGCCTACAGAGGACTCGTCCTCACCAGTGGCAGACCACACTGGCTAACAGGAAATCACTTAAACGGGTCATCAAGACTTGCAGAGAGAAGCACTGGCTCCAACCTCCCCTCcatgaacacactgtacacagCGCTGCAGGAGAAAATATTACCTAATTATTACTGTacttctgtgtatgtgtgttagtcatttgagtgtttattgcatggccttgcagaacagtctttacatttcactgcacatctgtatgaacatgtgacaaataaaaatcttgaatcttgaaaagCACAGAGCATCCTCAGGGTCccagaaaggagccacaggtcggacttgaaccaggggctgcctgcttggaggactataccTCCATCCATGGGTGTGagctaaccactaggccaactGCGCCCCATTTCTGGATTAGACCCACTTTTGCATCTAAGGGTTCAAGAGGCTTGTGACCGCTTATAACAATATCATTAGATCTTGTGCACGGCGCTTATTTCAGGGTCAAATCGACCAAAAACTGGCCCACTTAAGCAGACTTCAGTCCGTTTATTTCTCTGGTGTGGTGTTGTGTTAGAATATTGCCAGAACATCAAATAAtgctaaaaataacaacagtaataataatcaataataatataattgaTAGTAAATGCAGTCTTGTGTATATCTATAGGATTTGTGTTGGCTAGGTGCATCTTTTAAACAGtctgttgtttacatttgaatCAGTTGGTTCCATCGGTGTCACAGGGACTCCGGGTCCAGAACCTGTGAAGTCACAATGAAGCATTCTGGATTCTTGAAGTTACTTCTCAAAGGGGGGTCAGAGTCAAATCACTTTACAAACTGCCTGCTgaagaagcacacacactttgcaaAACCTCCCAGCAAAGTGGAAGaaattttgaattttgaaaaaTGAGTGAACAGGGAGAAGCGTTAGCCACTATGAACGCTCAGCGACTTGAAATGGAGCACAGGGTCAGCGACATGACATCTGCCGCCCTGTCTGAACTCCGTTTGGATAGGAAACTGTGCGATGTGGTGATCAAGGTGGGCGCCGTCGAGTTCAACGCCAACAAGATTATCCTCTGTGGCTGCAGCTTGTATTTTCGGTGAGTACGTTATCTCTGCAGAGCAAAGACTCTCGCATCAAACTGTTTTCACATACTGCTAAACAGATGCACGCTCTCAAAATGAGCACGGGGGACAGATCTAAAAACCAACACAACATAGTCttacattattgtttttaatgactgtGTTTTTAGTGCAGTGGTAAACAACTTTAAAACCTTAGCCTATCTACTTGTGATTTGTTTTCGATGGTGGTAATGATGTGTTTGGTAAGGCAGTTTGCATCTTGATTTAATCCTCATTCTTGTGATTTATCTATTTGCAAACCTCGGGGTATAGTCTGACATCCAAGAAGACTCATTGGTAAATGGAAATGTTGAGAATTACAATCAAGGTCTTTGAAGAATTGGTCTCAAACAAGTTAGATTTTGAACCACTGAACCAACAAATTTAAGGTCTCAAATGTTGGTCTCAGGCTTTTTACTACATATCTCACTCTTACTAAACATTGGTCCCATTTATAATatacagaggcgctgcttgtcaacaggcaaggcaggcaactgcttggggccccaggccaatAGGGGGCACCCACGGGCTAACAAAGAACCGTAGCAGTGGccggaaatgtaaaaaaattgaaatcACTGTAGGAAACTTCCCTAAGAGGGCCCGATCTGACAGTGAATGTGTGACAATTTGTCATAGAAAATTAAGTTTGGAAATGCAAGTCACCATtcagactatttaaaacataatGGCAGTAACGGTTGGTTAGAGGGGGGGCCCCCTGTGAGTTTTTCgcttagggccccaacagactctagaatcgccactgagagtatataacagaaaataaaacaggatatGCAACGAGGTGACGGACAAAATAATGCAAGAAAACCAAAATAGTGACTGCCAAATTGCCAAACTTAAGGCTTTGAAGCACAGGTCCAAAACCAATGGGTGGTGTCACATTATCTGTGTCGACTATGACTTCTTCAAATAGTCGTACTTTGCCCTCTACATCTGAAAAACAAGCTGGTTCCAAATGTTGCAGCTGTGTTATGTACTTTCTTAAACCCTGATTACTTCTCATCCTAATCCCACAGCACTCTCTTCACTGGTGCCTGGGCGACCTCAGAGAAACCAGTGTACACCATCCCTGGAGTGTCGCCAGATGTGATGTTCCTCATCATCAATTACGCCTACAACCACAGCGTGCCCCTGACAAATGATAATGTGGTGGAAGCTTTGGCTGCCGCGGACCAGTTCTTGATCCCGGGGATGGTCCAGAAATGCTGCTTCTACATGGAAGACCGGCTGTGTGCGATGAACTGCCTCTTCATCCTGAGAGTGGTGGACTTCTACTACTGCCCTGAGCTCAGGGACAAGGTCTTCCTCTACGTCCTGCAACACTTTGAGGATATCATGAGCGTCTCACAGGAGCTCCCGGAcctctctgtgcagcagctgGTGGATATCATCCAGAACGATCACTTGAATGTGAAGTCAGAAAACACAGTGTTTGAGGCCGTCCTCCGCTGGATCAACCACCAGCCTGAGCAAAGACAAGGTCTCATCTCTGCGCTTCTACCAAAGGTAACTACATAACATTTCAACTGGAGTAGTCAGCATGCActgggctgcacagtggtgttGTGGGAGCCACTAATATGACAACACAACAGGGTAAGATACAACACGATAGGATACAATACACTTTGTCCTTGTGGGGAAATTGGCGTCTGAGGAGTGTAATAATGGACGGATGTATTGGGTTTAAGAGACCTTTCTTTGAACAATTGTTAAGAGCCAGACGCCGAATTCTCTCTGCTTCCAGCcttcatgctaagctaggctaatcacCTCCAGACTACACACTCACGCTCTACTTATTACACAGACACAAGACTGGTATCAGGATCTATTTAACCTTCAGGCATCTTTTTAGTGTAAACATTTTGAGCTCTTTTTCCTTCCATCAGTCAGACTACTGAACAAGTTAACAGCTGAACTGGACCCCTGTTGATCCAGTACATGCAcagtatttaactttttttttagaattataTTAGCCTTTAGTCTTTTattcatatataaatatactttTTTACACCGTGCATATTGAAATCTCTTAATTGAATTGTGCTTTTTTACTcccttgatgtgtttttactgttGTCCGGTCCTGtcttgtattgtgtttgttttattgtaagtagctctgtgttttctctgcacgTTTCCCTATGGGGAATATAAAGTATATCGATTCTAATTTAGATGGTTTCTAACTGCTGTCTCTGGACATTCTTCCAGGTGCGGCTCGGCTTGATGACAGAAAGTGACCTCCAGAACAATGTAATCGAAAACGAGTTGGTGATGAAAAGCATCGAATGTGTACCGATCATCACCGATGCAGTGATCGCTTTCACAGAAATCATGGTCCAAGGGCTGACCAGTGCGGCCTACAGCAACCCGCTGAGCCGCCCACGCATGCCCCCTGCCGTCTTATTGGTCACTGGAGGAAAAGATGGCGTGATCCCTGGGACTAACATCGAGGCGTACGACTGCCGGGCTGACTGCTGGGTCAATGTGAGCACTGAGGGGATCTGGCGAGCTCATCATGGCGCTGCTATCCTAAACAACTTTGTTTACTTAATCGGAGGCTGCAACCACGAGACCTTTTTGAACTCGGTGCAGAAGCTCGACCTCTTGACCTACACCTGGCACCACGTGGCACCTATGAACCAATCCCGCAGCTACGTATGCGTCACTGTGCTGAACGGATGCATCTATGCAATGGGGGGCTTCGACGGTCAATTTTACTTCAATTCCGTTGAATGTTACAGACCTGAGAATGACCAGTGGACCATAATGGCACCCATGACT
The Labrus mixtus chromosome 7, fLabMix1.1, whole genome shotgun sequence DNA segment above includes these coding regions:
- the LOC132977243 gene encoding kelch-like protein 10, yielding MNAQRLEMEHRVSDMTSAALSELRLDRKLCDVVIKVGAVEFNANKIILCGCSLYFRTLFTGAWATSEKPVYTIPGVSPDVMFLIINYAYNHSVPLTNDNVVEALAAADQFLIPGMVQKCCFYMEDRLCAMNCLFILRVVDFYYCPELRDKVFLYVLQHFEDIMSVSQELPDLSVQQLVDIIQNDHLNVKSENTVFEAVLRWINHQPEQRQGLISALLPKVRLGLMTESDLQNNVIENELVMKSIECVPIITDAVIAFTEIMVQGLTSAAYSNPLSRPRMPPAVLLVTGGKDGVIPGTNIEAYDCRADCWVNVSTEGIWRAHHGAAILNNFVYLIGGCNHETFLNSVQKLDLLTYTWHHVAPMNQSRSYVCVTVLNGCIYAMGGFDGQFYFNSVECYRPENDQWTIMAPMTSKRSGASAATLKGKMYICGGFNGRHSLTSAECYNPESNVWTRISAMRNCRNGLGVVAYRDQIYAVGGISNRSEHRRTAESYNPLTNRWQFVPPMHNPRSYFGIEVVDDHLYVVGGYNGYGTMETVERFNQTSGTWFGAAPTEMSRSGLSCCVLQGLNSLAENLFPRGEPHRP